AGATCAACCGACCGTGCACTGATTGGATCCATCAGCTTTACGAGCGAGTCCGACGGCCCCGCATTTGACGTTTCCAGTGTTTCGTCGTAGATAATCTGGGCCGCGGCCTGGCCATTAATCTGAGGAAGATTGCATTTTTCTGCTGACGGGCTGGAGCAAGGTGCTTCTTTGGACGAGAACAGGGTTTCGCCCGGCGCCAGGACAGGTACCGAATCGGGCCAGTTGAACTGATAGCTCACGTCGATCGGTCTGCGAGGCTGAGTACCGCCAAAGAAACCCGTGGTCCAGGGTACACAGCTGCCCGGCTCCTGGTCTGCCTCACCGTTACCATCCAGATCGTAGAAGAAACCCGGCCGCAGAGGATAAAAATATTGAGCCGTAACCTGGCCCGCGGAGCGAGCCCAGAAATTGCCCGCGTGATCCTCCCATCCTGCGCTCGCCGGGTCGGTTATAATGCTTTCATCACATGTCCCCAAGGCTCTCAACTCAGTCGGCAAGGGCATCAGGTTGCCTGCTGTTACTTCATAAGGAGCAGTATTCTCTGGCCAAACTACGTAACGCTCGTATGCCCATTGCCCCGTGTTTAAATCCTGATACTTCAGCAATACAAGTGGCGGTGAGGCATAGGTGGAATTGTTATCTTCAATAATCTGATTCAGGTCATCGTGCAACGCAAATATCCGGTCAGTTGTCAGATAGGCATGCTCTTCGTTGGCATTGAAACCTGGCAAATCAGGATCAGGTTGGTTGTAGATGACTGGATTACTGTAATTTGTAGGTAGCGGGCCGGATCCCAGTTGATTACCAACAATGATGGGGCCAAAGTTTCCATGATCATAATTACAGCTGTACTTTACAGGTGAATCCCCCCAGTACTGACCGAGCGGGTTCTCTCCGAACCAGACAACGGCCATGGAGTTATCCAACTGGTTACTGAAATTGACGGGGAAGATTGGACCGACCCCGGTTTCACGATTATGCAAGCTCGCGTCGTACCGGGCCTTCTGGAAAACAATGTGCCCATTTCTCGTCGGTGCGTCATGCAGAGCGCTGGTCAGTTGGACGCCAAGCGAGCAGGCACTGCTTGCCTGCAACACATCAGGACTATCCCATCCCTTGGTATAGACAACCTGGAAGATTGGCACCTGGGATTCGAGGTTAACCACTTCATCCGGCGTGTTGGTCTTTACATACTGCAAAACAACATACGGCGGCTGCGAGCCAACCGGCTTCTCTCGACGGAATACACCGTCAGAAACCGCTCCGTCGCTGCCGGGAGGATAAGCAACTCGGGCGAAACGAAGCGACTTGGACGGGTCGTTGACTTCATGCACTGGCTCAAGTACTGAACCCGTACCTGCAATATGGGTTTGAATCAACTCTTCCGGGGGCAATACAGGCTGAATGAGAATACTTGTTGTATTCTTTTCTGGGTTTGCTGGATCCAGCTCCGTTGAGGTTCGCCACTGAACGGTGAGGAGCCCTGGAGCTTCGCCAATGATATAGAGGGTAGAATCCGCCTGACTCCAGAACGTATAGTCACCGGCATCAGTAGCCAGCTCGCCATTGATAAAGATGCTTGGTGCTTCAACCAGTGCACCATCCGGAGGTGCAACACCTTGCCCGATAGTGATATCGGAGGGAATAAACCATTCACCCGTTGCCGTGTCTAATGGTGCTTCAAATACGTCTGGGGTGGCGCGTCCAACTGAGGTTAAATTGTTCGAATCAAAGCTAAGTGTGCCGCTGCCGTTAACAGTGACATATAGCCCCGTCCCCGAGGGAGTCAACGCCGTGTGAACGGAACGAAGGACGCTTACGGTATTGCCGCTGGTTGGTAGTGCCTTTGCCCACTGCCAGGTCTGATCGGCAGCGAGCTTGGCAACAAACGCTGCCGGAAAGTTCCGGTCCTCAGAAACCGGCAGTGGATCCAGGCCTCCCAAGGTTATGCTCCCCTGATAGCCAGCAGAGAGATAGATATTTCTGTCACTGTCGATCTCAAGCCTTGGGGTGTCACGAGTAAAAAATGAAAGCGCCGTACCAAGCACCGGGCTTGCCTGCGACAAGAGGCTGCCATTACCACCCGAATACCGCCCGACCCCAACGCCTGTCCCTGGGACATATGCGTCTGTTCCGTCGGTGACAACATCGGGACCAATGGAAGCATCGTCATCCGCAACCCGATTTGCCCATTGGCATGATGGGGTGTAGCCAATAGAGGCATCACCACTAATCCGGACTTTCGCCAGGAAGGGTTCAATATCACCAAATGCGCCGGGCGCATCATTACTGAATGCCTGTCCGCAGAGGGATGCAAGTTGACCGTAACCTGTCATCAACAAAAAAACGTCACGTGTTTTCGCGACTTCGTTAAAGTCCGTAGCCGCTATGCTCGTCCCAAATACCTGCTGAGAATAGTAAGGAGTCTCAGAAAGAGACACTCCAACGGCCGCCAGTGACACGCTCCAGACTTCCTGGCCATCGGACATTGAAATTCGGGAAACTTGTGTATTCATGGCGTCTGCGGAGGTATTGCTGGCAAACACATAGAGACCGGTGTTGTCCTCGGGGACCGACAACCTGACAGCAATCTGGGCGTAGGCTTTTACCCATACCGTGTTACCGAATCCGTCAAGCTTGGCGACAAAGCCTTGACCATTTGAAAGCGAAGTGCCGGCCCAGTTAGTATCAGAGCCAATCCATCCAGAAATATAGATATTGTCTTCACTATCGGTGACAACATCCCAAGCATCTATAATGACTTCCGGAACAGACTTCGCCCACACGAGATTACCCGAACCCGAACGCTTGACCACAAACCCGTAGGGTAGCTCGCCACTGAGCAGAACAACGGGCGACTCACTATCAAACCGAGGCACGAGCATATCCTCGCCATAATAACGCCCCCATGCGATTGAATTACCGCTCGTGTCTGTCGTTGTTGCAGCGAGTAATTCTGTGCCGGTACCACCATAGCGAATCGGCCAGTCTGCCAACGCCTCGCTTAAAGGCACCAAAGCCATTAACATCAACGCAACATATCTAAGTAAGTTGCTTCTCAGATCACGATTCTGGCTCTTATTGCTCATGACCTGATCCCTCACTGGTTCAATGTGTCAATTTGCGCAGCATGGCGAAGCGTGAAACTCCCCGCCGCAACAATCTGTTCTTTATGCAGCCCGGAGATAACCTCCCGGTAACTACCTTGTTTTAAATCATAATTTGCACCCAAGCCTGCACCGACTGGCGCGAAGCTGAACTCCATGCGACGAGTCACCTCATAACCATCACCCCCGTGATCGGCGTGGTAGAAATGACGAAACGGATTAGTGGGGGCATCGGCACCAAGTACGATGTCAGCCGTCAAAACACCGTCCAGGCCACCAGCCATCGCCAGCGTGTCCCCCGAAAAGTCGTAAGCCATGGTGCTCATACGCCGGCCAACAAGCTCGCCATCACGCAGTACCATTCCCCGGAAAGTGGGAATCAGACTGTCATCGGTCAGAAGCACATAACGGCCATCGTCGGCCTGCATCTGGATCACGTCCTTGAGCAATCGGACCTGCCCACCTTCCCGGTGCATGATGACCCGAAAGGAAAAGTCGGCGGCAACGGCGCCCAGATCACTGGATTGGGATATGGGGAAGCCTTGTGCGTCGGTGCAAAGATCACTACCAGAGCCGGGGTTGCTGCCAATAGTGACTGCTTCGGCTTCAACATCGACGGTACCATCGCCGTCCGCATCAATTTCAACGGGTAATGCCGGCTCTGTGGTGCATGTCCTCAGGTAATTATGCACCTGGGAGACCTGGTTGATGGTCACTGTGCCTACCCACAATGAATTGAGCTGCGGGGCTGAAGCGGTAACCGGAACCAGCCACCGGGCGCCGGAAGTACTCTTTATTTCCAGCGTTTGCCCAAAATTGTCTGGCTCGAAATCTGCCCGACGAATCCCGAGTGGCAGACGACTCTCTCCCGCTGCGCTTACCGGAATCGCCAGTCCGTTGCCGAGCGGCAACCAGGATTGTTCCGAAACGGGGTCGGGGTTGGCGTAGAACATACCCGGGGATCCGCCAACAAGCTGCAAGGTGGTGGTATGCGCCACATCCAGCCGGTTTTGCAGCTTTAAGGTCAGTTCCTGCAAAACCGTCCCGTATTCCAAGCGATCAATCTGTGGCAAATCCACGTCCATGGGGCCAAGATAGTCGCTCCCGCTTTCGCTAAAGACCCAGTAGGCTGCATCGGGATCAATTGCCGTGCTGGAAGGAGTCACTTGCTGCCACTGGTCGCCCACCAAACGATAAATAGCCTGGCCTGCATGGGCGGCTGAACCTGCGAAAAAATCCGAAAAAACCGGTGAATTATTCGGATCAACATGAAAACCGGTGAGATTGAACTCCCCCGGCTGCCAACTAATTCGGGGCACCGCAGGGCGACCAGTTATTGAAAGCGTGGCTTCGGAGCCGCCCTCCAACTTCACCAGATAAGCACGATTGGCCTGAATCGCATACAGATTGCTCATGAACGCCTGCGGAGCAGCGGCAGGAAAATAACGCAGCCACCCGGGAGCGCTGAGCATGTTTTCTGCATCAGGGTCCTGAATAAAATCGACTTTGGCGCGCTGGGCAAGCCAGGTCCAGACACTGCTGATCTGTGCGCCGCTTCCGTCAACAAAATCCGCGAACACCTGCCCGGTGGCGTCATCCGTCGGAGACACCTTCACATGGATCGCATTCCACCCGGGCGTCAGCCGGATAGTCTGAGTACAGTTGAGCCCTCCACTGCAGACTACCTCGGCCAAGGTAACGCCCGGCAATGATGACAAGGCGAGTGTCAGAGTTAACGCCAATGGCTGAATGAATTTTTTAATAATCATGTTGATGTCCCCGGGGCCCGGATTCTTGTTTGGTTTTGCATACTCAGAATTGTTCATTGCGGGAGCCCCGGAGGTTTCACTGAAGCCACCGCTTCGTCCCGGGTTACAACCAGTTTTGCTAACGCTGGTTCGTTGATAATGGTGGGTTTCACTTGCTGGACCGTAGACTGAAGCCAGCTGGTCTCCTGCCCCATCCGCTTTTTCTGCATTAATTGCACTCGAATGTTGCTGGCAACCGCATTCAACGGTGTGACGATTTCATTGCGGGCATCCAGAAGCTTCAGGAGGTATAGCGCATGGCTACCATGAACAAGTGGCGCCATATCGCCCGGGCTCTCCAATTCCGAAAGTGCAGACAAGAGCGCGGGATCAAGGTTCTGGCCTCTGGCGCTGTGCCACCCGATATCGCCGCCCACGTAACGGGACCGCTGATCATGGGAGTATTGCGCGGCCAGTGAACCAAACCCTCTGACGGCATCAGGCTGACTCATAGCGAGTTTATGGACGTGACCTGCCAGCTCCGTCACTCGTTCAGCCTCTTCAGCGGGGGTGTTTGCAGCAAGGTCAAACCGGATAATCGCAACGCGCTTCTGAGCTGGGTTGGTGTACCGGACAATGTTGGCCTCGTAATACCCTTCGATGTCTTCCTCGCTGACCTCTATTCTGTCGAGCGCGGGATTCAGTTGACGAGCTCTCAGGCGCGCGATGAGAGCGTTTTCAAGAGCCCGGACGACTTCCGGGTCCTGTTCGAGCCCCAGTTCTATGGCCGTTGCAATCTGAGCTTTCCGCTCGATCATTTCGTCCAGTAATTGCTGCTTGATTTCCAGCGAATTGGAAGCCGAATTCCTTTGCGCCATGTACGCCTTCAGCTGGTCTTCGGTGATCGTTGCGGTTCCGATACGGGCAACCACATTGTCAGCAAGCCGGATGTCAGAGGCCTGTTTGAAGGCATAGAAAGCGCCCCCAGCCAGGGCAATGGTGAGTAACGAGGAATAGATGAGAATGCGTTGTTTTGGCATGCATGCCTTCCATGGAGTGGCAAGTCGAGGCGAGGAGCCAGGAATACCTTTTCACTTTAATAACGACCTTAATAAAAATGATGACAAGCCCGTAATAGTCCGTTTGGGTGGTTTTTGCATTTAAAGGCATGTCTATAATGAAAGGGTGGCCGGGATGGCCGAATTAAGCGGGTGACGGCAATGGAAATTTTGGTTTCAGATGATCACGAGCTGATTCGGGACGGTATCACCATCCTGTTGAGCAAGCTTTGCAGTGGCGCGACCATTCTGGAAGCCACAACCGGTGATGAGGCCATTGCAATTGCGACGAGCCATCCCGGGCTGGACCTCGCAGTTATTGACCTCTCTTTGCCGGGGATAAGCGGTCTTCCGATGGTCACCCGGCTGTGCCAGCTCCAGCCAGAAACACCCATTCTGGTTCTCTCCGCATCTGCTGATCGCGCTCTTGTGCTAAAGACCATCGAGTGCGGTGCATCAGGCTTTGTGTACAAATCGCTGGGGACGACCGTGCTGGAAGAAGCACTCAGAATGGTATTGGCCGGAGGGGTATTCATGCCGCCTCTCACAGGAAGCGAAGAAGGTAACTTGCCTAATGTTACGCCCAGGCAGCGCCAGATCCTTGAGTTACTGGCGCAGGGGAAATCGAACAAGGAAATTGCAAACAAGCTTCACATTTCATCCAATACCATCAAGAATCATCTTGCAAAACTTTACGAGCAGTTCAGTGTTTCCAATCGTACCCAGGCCGTGATGAAGGCACAGGAACTGACCTCCAACCCGTTGCTTTGAGTAAAACCAATTGATTCACAGTTGCACGGATACCTTCAGAAGGTACCTTGGATCCTGGGCGCTCTCACCACGAACATCCGGCTCGTAGCGATTCGTCAGGTTCTGGACAATTCCCTCGATCAGCCAACCTCGCCCCACCTGTCTTGCCAACCGAACATCCAGCCGATGAGTCTGCTGAATTATGGGTGCTACGCCGAGGTTGGCATCGCCATTCCAGGACATATCATCGAGAAAATAATAGGCCATGCTGGCTTCCATCCGACGCCCCAGTTTCTGGGCAAGAAGCAGGCTTAAAGTAGCGTCCGGCACGTGGTTCTCACGACTGACAAGCCCGGTCTCAAGGACATCGTATTGGTCTTCGCTCCGCAGAAAAGCAAACTGGAAGCTTAACTGGCCTCCACGCCAGGGTTCTGTCTTAACTTGCCCCTCAACACCCCAGGTATCGACACCGACCCGACCGTCGTACCAAACCTCGACTCCGTCAGTCAGGTAGCCCGGAAACGTCGAGGTTCGATCAGTTCTGCTTCGAAATTGGTTGTCCAGGCGCTCGTAAAAGAGTCTTAGATCAACAAAAAGGGCATCATTAAACAGTTGTCCAATGTAGCCCAAATCAATCACATCCAACTCTTCGGGCTCCAGCCCGCCACGGGAAAAAGTTATCTGGGTGAGAACGCCCCCATCATCAAAATACAAAGCGTTGTTATAGTATTCCTCAAAGAGTGTTGGCTTGCGCTCGGAATGGCTATAGGCCAGCCGGAACGTGTGATTCAGCAGCGGTGAGAAGTTGAGACCCATGCGATAGGAAACACCGGTGTCGTACAAATCACCCTTCTCCAACACGCCTCCCACATTAGCTATCCAGCGCTCGGACAACGGGAGGCTTACCTGGGCAAAAGCCCGGTAACTGTTGTCACGCTTCCATTCGTCGGTACCGAAAGTGTCATAGCTCTGCATGCTTTCCTGTCGCCCCCCCGCGCCAACGACCCACTTGACGGACCCTGGCTGGTAATCACGGTATTGCACCTCGACATCATGCCGTTTCTCCTGGAAGGTATACACGCCAGCCTGGATTTCCTGGTCCGTGCGCCCGTCGAACAGCGAAGGTATTGTTTCCGGGGGCACATTGAGTATCTCGGATAGCAGGCCGAGGCTTTTCCGGTCATCCTGTTCTGAGTAGCGCCGGTAAACCTGCACATAAAAGTCGCGGTCCGTGTCGAGGTTACGAGTCCAACGTAGCCGCTGGCGATCTCCCCTTATATCGCGGGACGTGCCAGGCAGTATCAACGGGACATCCGAGCTGTTGCCAAGCTCACCATCGGTAGCCGAGAGGGCGATATCCAGCTCGTCGCTGTTACCCAAACCGACCTCACCACGAAAACTCAGGGTGCTGAGCGCTTTGCCATCCGATCTGCCGCGATTACCGTCCGTCTCCTCGAACCTGCCCGTTAACCGATAATGAACTTGCCCGCCGCCTGCCCCATACCTCGCTGTCGCTGCGTGACTTTCCCGTGATCCTGCGTACCCCCCCAGAAAAAGACCAGGCGTGCCTATCGGCTTTCTCGTGATGATATTAATTGTCGACGTGAATGCGTTGTAGCCATAGGTTGGTGCTCCACCCCCTCTGATTACCTCGATACGTTCAATATCTTCAAGGGCAACACCGAGAGTTTGCCAGTCTACGGTCAGATAGGAACTGTATACGGATGCTCCATCGATCATTACCTCAAGGCCACGCTGCAGGACGTCGGATTGCCCGTGGTAGGCCACAAGGTAGGGGGAATTTATGGTCGAACCCGACACCTGGAAACCAGGCACGAGTCGCAGCAAATCTGCAACCTCGGTGGCTCCGGATGCCCGGATCATATCCCGATCGATTACGGTCATTGATGCGCCGGACTGGTTGACCGGTTCCATCATTCTTGAAACCGTAATGCCCACGGGTATGTCCGTGAAAAAGTGCGTTTCCCGGGCAGATTCCAACACCGATTCCGCCTTCAGACCCGATGTCATCACGAGGCCCGTGATTGCAGCTATAGCAGACAACAAACCGGGCCTGCCCAGCACACGCACGCTGGTCGACGTACTCTTATTCATCCACTTCCTCACCGGTCTGTCTACTGGGGTCGGCAAGCAGCGCCAGGAGGTGCTCCACTTCCCTCGTAAACTGCTGGCTGATCTCACTCTTTAATGTTCTCCGACAGGCGTCCACTGAATGCTCAAGCGCATCAAGCCGAAAATATCCAGCGACACCCTGGATCTGGTGAAGCAAGTCGCCAACATCCCTGTGGGCCTGGTTGCTTATGGCAGAATGCAGCGCATCACCCAAACGCCCCAACTCTCTCTCCAACTTTGGCCGCAGCCGGTCCGGAATCGTAGGCGCCTGAGTTATGGGCTCGCTGGTAATGCCCGAGCCCACCATCCCGAGCATGTTGGAGATTGTCTTGGCCAGCAATTCAGAATTGATGGGTTTGTAAACGAGCTGAACCCGTGGAAACTGCTCCCCAAGACAGTCTTTCGCGCCGAACACATCAGCAGTAACGATCACGACTGGAACTGAACTGATGTCCGGGTCATCCAAAGCCCGTAACTTTTTTAATGCGGAAAAGCCGTCCAGGTTTGGCATGTGTAAATCGAGCAGTACCAAATCAACCCCATGTTCGACGGCACGGGCTACAGCCTCCTCGCCGTCTCGTGCCAGAACAACTTTTGCTCCCCAGTCAAGCAGCCAGGATTCAACTAGCCGACGATTAAATTCATTGTCCTCGGCCACGAGAATGGTGCAGCCCTGCAGGAATACCTCGGTAGAGTCCTCGTGAACGGCCAACCTGGTTGCGCGTGTACCGGCATCCAGCAATTCTGCGAGCCGCTTCACGACGCTTTCCGTACGAGCGGGCTTGACCAGGACTTGGACCTTACCCTCGATATTGGTCAATAAATCGATTTCAGAGTGGCGGCTCGTGGCCATTAAAAG
This Marinobacter salinus DNA region includes the following protein-coding sequences:
- a CDS encoding response regulator transcription factor; this encodes MEILVSDDHELIRDGITILLSKLCSGATILEATTGDEAIAIATSHPGLDLAVIDLSLPGISGLPMVTRLCQLQPETPILVLSASADRALVLKTIECGASGFVYKSLGTTVLEEALRMVLAGGVFMPPLTGSEEGNLPNVTPRQRQILELLAQGKSNKEIANKLHISSNTIKNHLAKLYEQFSVSNRTQAVMKAQELTSNPLL
- a CDS encoding peptidyl-prolyl cis-trans isomerase, producing MPKQRILIYSSLLTIALAGGAFYAFKQASDIRLADNVVARIGTATITEDQLKAYMAQRNSASNSLEIKQQLLDEMIERKAQIATAIELGLEQDPEVVRALENALIARLRARQLNPALDRIEVSEEDIEGYYEANIVRYTNPAQKRVAIIRFDLAANTPAEEAERVTELAGHVHKLAMSQPDAVRGFGSLAAQYSHDQRSRYVGGDIGWHSARGQNLDPALLSALSELESPGDMAPLVHGSHALYLLKLLDARNEIVTPLNAVASNIRVQLMQKKRMGQETSWLQSTVQQVKPTIINEPALAKLVVTRDEAVASVKPPGLPQ
- a CDS encoding TonB-dependent receptor plug domain-containing protein, producing MNKSTSTSVRVLGRPGLLSAIAAITGLVMTSGLKAESVLESARETHFFTDIPVGITVSRMMEPVNQSGASMTVIDRDMIRASGATEVADLLRLVPGFQVSGSTINSPYLVAYHGQSDVLQRGLEVMIDGASVYSSYLTVDWQTLGVALEDIERIEVIRGGGAPTYGYNAFTSTINIITRKPIGTPGLFLGGYAGSRESHAATARYGAGGGQVHYRLTGRFEETDGNRGRSDGKALSTLSFRGEVGLGNSDELDIALSATDGELGNSSDVPLILPGTSRDIRGDRQRLRWTRNLDTDRDFYVQVYRRYSEQDDRKSLGLLSEILNVPPETIPSLFDGRTDQEIQAGVYTFQEKRHDVEVQYRDYQPGSVKWVVGAGGRQESMQSYDTFGTDEWKRDNSYRAFAQVSLPLSERWIANVGGVLEKGDLYDTGVSYRMGLNFSPLLNHTFRLAYSHSERKPTLFEEYYNNALYFDDGGVLTQITFSRGGLEPEELDVIDLGYIGQLFNDALFVDLRLFYERLDNQFRSRTDRTSTFPGYLTDGVEVWYDGRVGVDTWGVEGQVKTEPWRGGQLSFQFAFLRSEDQYDVLETGLVSRENHVPDATLSLLLAQKLGRRMEASMAYYFLDDMSWNGDANLGVAPIIQQTHRLDVRLARQVGRGWLIEGIVQNLTNRYEPDVRGESAQDPRYLLKVSVQL